A genomic region of Erythrobacter sp. SCSIO 43205 contains the following coding sequences:
- a CDS encoding Flp family type IVb pilin has translation MKLTSFLKHIGNDNSGATAVEYGLICSLIVIAMIAAVNGVAEITSNTWDYVVEESVAVMG, from the coding sequence ATGAAATTGACAAGCTTCCTTAAGCACATTGGGAACGACAATTCCGGGGCCACAGCTGTTGAGTACGGGCTGATCTGTAGTCTTATCGTGATTGCAATGATCGCTGCGGTGAATGGCGTGGCGGAAATCACCAGCAATACGTGGGACTATGTTGTGGAGGAAAGTGTGGCCGTGATGGGCTGA
- a CDS encoding S-adenosyl-L-homocysteine hydrolase, with translation MTRQKCSLAITAFASVAVTLFATPASANSGFEDAHSLRSLDIMLMVTSLRCRTSAHDFQSDYHRFSAANLKHLNSASDRLKRSFRASYGESNPARALDRMGVKIANSYGDGHPWLSCAQLKEVTQTLAQNTDAQSLVANARYLLSAERPTPATSAQTAPRIAHGQGDVQISYNLNAGW, from the coding sequence ATGACGCGCCAGAAATGCTCGCTTGCAATCACCGCCTTTGCCTCGGTTGCGGTCACACTTTTTGCCACACCAGCCAGTGCAAACTCCGGATTTGAAGATGCCCACTCCCTGCGCAGTCTCGACATCATGCTTATGGTGACTTCGCTCAGATGCCGCACGAGTGCGCATGATTTTCAAAGCGATTACCACCGCTTTTCGGCGGCCAATCTCAAGCACTTGAATTCGGCAAGCGATAGGTTGAAGCGCAGTTTTCGGGCAAGTTACGGCGAAAGCAATCCCGCCCGGGCGCTTGATCGTATGGGTGTTAAAATCGCCAACAGCTATGGCGATGGTCACCCATGGCTTTCATGTGCACAACTAAAGGAAGTGACACAGACGCTTGCGCAAAACACAGATGCGCAAAGCCTTGTTGCCAATGCGCGCTATCTCCTGAGCGCTGAGCGTCCAACCCCAGCGACAAGCGCGCAGACCGCACCCCGGATCGCTCATGGCCAAGGTGACGTTCAGATAAGCTATAATCTCAACGCGGGTTGGTAA
- a CDS encoding PaaI family thioesterase encodes MTATMPDPVLTADQLVDFFCEAFPDQDRSAHDFVEIKSGFLRLRHSAEHSMLRPGGIISGPTQMAVVDRAAYAVILAHIGIVPMAVTSNLNISFLRGVEARDFFADASLIKLGRRLATVDVRLWQDDPSKIAAQSTVTYALPER; translated from the coding sequence ATGACTGCAACTATGCCCGATCCCGTTCTCACAGCCGACCAGCTCGTTGACTTCTTCTGCGAGGCATTTCCTGATCAGGACCGGTCGGCGCATGATTTTGTCGAGATCAAATCGGGGTTCTTGAGACTTCGCCATTCGGCGGAACATTCAATGTTGCGGCCAGGTGGTATCATTTCTGGACCTACGCAAATGGCAGTCGTCGACCGCGCAGCATATGCTGTAATCCTCGCACATATCGGAATTGTGCCGATGGCGGTCACTTCCAATCTCAACATCAGCTTTCTTCGCGGTGTTGAGGCGCGTGATTTCTTTGCCGATGCCTCGCTCATCAAGCTTGGGCGCCGCCTTGCAACGGTCGACGTGCGCCTGTGGCAGGATGATCCGTCAAAAATCGCAGCGCAATCTACGGTCACATACGCGCTGCCGGAGCGTTAG
- a CDS encoding PAS domain-containing sensor histidine kinase: protein MELTPPALVIIVLVLAAWTVAAAVMMLRASAKVSRAKALKTSLRRMQHLIEVSPAIPLLVRTDGRIEAPDRLARWFGLKAIPTYLSELAGEGEEGLSKAQAEELWDKARATQKSAAPFSMTLTPPGSKRCLALEGSLADPAVSPGGAAIVWVFDFTASESELAELRSQAAHAKSDFAALSGLIASAPTPMWIRDPDMKLRLANEAYIKAVGADSLEAVIEGQIELLEARDGRSPSELARDAFTTKRQLDRIDGVTIDGERRSMRVTDLPLGEDGVAGYAIDVEEQQQVARDFRAFREAQRAMLDQLSIGVAQFAPDETLSFANRPFRRLFGLFSSDSLEGKLAFDRLLSDARERGQTPEVRDFPEWREEHRAWFDAQETLEEYWPLPGGTHLRIVAQPLPDGGLVMIAEDRTEQLELSATRDTLLRTRTATLDSLFEALAIFAPDGSVQIWNRTFARTWGISSDLLDTHPSAEGLFEAIGANLANPEEVETLGAVVRAATLDRREKKGQVVLADGRTLRFAGVPLPDGNGLLTVLDITDSQKAEAALRERAIALEEADAVKARFLANMSYEFRTPLTTIGGFAELLASGVAGDLSEQAGEYVDAILTSVARLTEQVENVLDLSQTEAGLMPITKESVDLLTFLAELVRERETAIVKAGLGLDLKGRRGRVVDADTRQLGRAIGNLIDNAIAGTPQGGQITIELPKPARDDDWRGRVIIRDDGNGMTPEQLERAMGALPEGEEPGDNGGEGTGLGIRLAHQLVAAHGGTLELDSQLGVGTIAVITLP from the coding sequence ATGGAATTAACCCCGCCAGCCTTGGTCATAATCGTGCTTGTGCTTGCCGCGTGGACAGTGGCTGCTGCGGTGATGATGTTGCGGGCAAGCGCGAAGGTGAGCCGCGCAAAAGCGCTTAAGACTTCGCTTCGCCGGATGCAGCATTTGATCGAAGTGTCGCCTGCTATCCCTTTACTGGTGCGAACAGATGGCCGGATCGAAGCACCGGACAGATTGGCGCGATGGTTTGGCTTGAAGGCAATTCCGACCTATCTCTCAGAGCTTGCTGGCGAGGGAGAAGAAGGGCTTTCCAAGGCTCAAGCAGAGGAGTTGTGGGATAAGGCTCGCGCCACGCAAAAGAGTGCGGCCCCCTTTTCCATGACACTCACGCCTCCCGGTTCAAAACGCTGCCTTGCGCTTGAGGGCTCGCTCGCAGACCCTGCGGTTTCGCCCGGCGGCGCTGCAATTGTGTGGGTGTTCGATTTCACGGCGAGTGAAAGCGAACTGGCTGAGCTGCGATCACAAGCAGCGCACGCTAAGTCTGATTTTGCTGCGCTGAGCGGTCTTATCGCATCGGCCCCCACACCCATGTGGATCCGCGATCCTGATATGAAACTGCGCCTTGCTAATGAGGCTTACATCAAGGCAGTCGGTGCGGACAGTTTGGAAGCGGTTATCGAAGGGCAGATTGAGCTTTTGGAAGCCCGCGATGGGCGCTCTCCTTCTGAGCTTGCCCGCGATGCCTTCACCACCAAACGTCAGCTGGATCGCATTGACGGTGTGACAATTGACGGCGAGCGGCGCTCCATGCGGGTGACCGACTTGCCCTTGGGCGAAGATGGTGTCGCCGGCTATGCCATTGATGTCGAAGAACAACAGCAAGTCGCGCGTGATTTCCGGGCCTTCCGCGAGGCTCAACGTGCGATGCTCGATCAACTGTCGATTGGTGTTGCCCAGTTCGCACCTGATGAGACATTGAGCTTTGCCAACCGGCCTTTTCGCCGATTGTTCGGTCTGTTCTCCAGCGACTCATTAGAAGGCAAACTCGCGTTTGACCGCCTTTTGTCTGATGCAAGAGAACGCGGGCAAACTCCTGAGGTGCGCGATTTTCCTGAGTGGCGCGAGGAACACCGTGCGTGGTTTGACGCGCAAGAGACACTTGAGGAATACTGGCCACTTCCTGGAGGCACTCACCTTCGCATTGTAGCGCAGCCATTGCCCGATGGCGGGCTGGTGATGATTGCTGAGGATCGCACCGAACAACTTGAATTGTCCGCCACGAGGGACACGCTGCTACGCACCCGCACCGCCACATTGGACAGCCTCTTCGAAGCGCTTGCGATCTTCGCGCCCGATGGCTCTGTGCAGATATGGAACCGGACCTTTGCTCGTACCTGGGGAATTAGCTCCGACCTACTGGACACGCACCCAAGCGCGGAAGGTTTGTTTGAGGCCATCGGCGCTAATCTGGCCAACCCAGAAGAAGTCGAAACTCTTGGCGCGGTGGTGCGCGCGGCCACTCTCGACCGGCGCGAGAAGAAGGGACAAGTTGTGCTTGCCGACGGGCGCACGCTGCGCTTCGCAGGTGTGCCGTTGCCCGATGGCAACGGGCTTTTGACGGTTCTCGACATCACCGATTCGCAAAAGGCTGAAGCGGCGCTTCGTGAAAGAGCGATTGCGCTTGAAGAGGCGGATGCGGTGAAAGCGCGCTTCCTTGCCAATATGTCGTATGAATTCCGCACGCCGCTTACCACAATTGGCGGCTTTGCCGAGCTTCTGGCAAGCGGGGTGGCAGGGGACTTGAGCGAGCAAGCAGGCGAATATGTCGATGCCATTCTCACTTCGGTCGCGCGGCTCACAGAACAGGTTGAAAACGTCCTCGACCTGTCACAAACCGAAGCGGGCCTTATGCCGATTACTAAGGAGAGCGTGGACCTGCTGACGTTCCTCGCTGAACTTGTGAGAGAGCGCGAGACGGCGATTGTAAAGGCAGGCCTGGGGCTTGATCTGAAAGGTCGCCGAGGACGCGTCGTCGATGCAGACACGCGCCAACTGGGCCGCGCGATTGGGAACCTGATCGACAATGCGATTGCAGGCACGCCGCAAGGGGGGCAGATCACGATTGAACTGCCAAAGCCCGCGCGCGACGATGATTGGCGCGGCCGCGTGATTATCCGCGATGATGGCAATGGTATGACACCAGAGCAATTGGAGCGGGCGATGGGCGCATTGCCTGAAGGCGAGGAGCCTGGCGATAATGGGGGTGAGGGCACGGGTCTTGGGATCCGCCTTGCCCACCAATTGGTCGCAGCGCACGGCGGCACTCTTGAACTCGATAGCCAGCTGGGTGTCGGCACGATTGCGGTGATTACTCTGCCATGA
- a CDS encoding M48 family metalloprotease, with product MTKFLRKTKFAGVASLTLALTACATTPIPGQTEAITQSEAQQGAQYHPQLVAEFGGEMTGPLAQYVEQVGLNVAVESGLGGARDSFEVTLLNSPVNNAFAVPGGYIYTTRQLVALMGSEAELAGVLAHEVGHVTARHAERRQRRAQRNQGIGVLGTILSSVLLGDSQLGNLLSRTAATAPQLLNLAYSREHEEESDRLGIDYMSRAGYDPKAMGDLLERLARQNALDAQLQGRQSASPPVWASSHPEPAARVRLANAYAEGKPGTVSNRDRFLDQIDGMIYGDDPAQGLVEGRDFLHPDLRLAFTAPQGFYMLNGTRAVTINGEGGQAQFTTASYNGDLQQYILQAFTAVGGQNSGLRPQRIERTRVNGLDAAYGQARVNNGQSQVDVTVFAYEFANDRAYHFVTITPAGGANPFTAMYQSVRRLSAAQAAQIIPRRLRVVTVQRGDTVAGLARQMAYDNAQVERFRVLNGLGDNEGLRAGQRVKLVVRAR from the coding sequence AGTATCACCCGCAACTTGTCGCCGAATTTGGGGGGGAGATGACGGGCCCTCTTGCGCAATATGTTGAGCAGGTCGGTTTGAATGTCGCCGTCGAATCAGGCCTTGGCGGTGCGCGCGATAGCTTTGAAGTCACTCTGCTTAATAGCCCTGTAAACAATGCCTTCGCAGTGCCGGGAGGTTATATCTACACGACGAGGCAACTTGTCGCCTTGATGGGAAGTGAGGCTGAACTTGCTGGAGTTCTTGCCCATGAGGTCGGGCACGTGACCGCTCGCCATGCTGAGCGACGCCAAAGAAGAGCACAGCGCAACCAAGGCATCGGGGTACTCGGCACGATCCTTTCTTCAGTGCTTTTGGGTGATAGCCAGTTGGGCAATCTCCTATCGCGCACAGCGGCAACCGCGCCGCAATTGCTCAACCTTGCCTATTCGCGCGAGCATGAAGAAGAATCGGACAGGCTTGGCATCGATTACATGAGCCGCGCTGGATATGACCCTAAGGCAATGGGCGACCTGCTCGAACGACTAGCGCGCCAAAATGCGCTCGATGCGCAGCTTCAAGGCAGGCAAAGCGCAAGCCCGCCGGTTTGGGCCAGCAGCCACCCAGAACCGGCGGCGCGGGTCCGTTTGGCCAATGCGTATGCAGAGGGGAAACCGGGCACGGTATCCAATCGCGATCGGTTTCTAGATCAGATCGACGGGATGATTTACGGGGACGACCCGGCACAAGGACTCGTTGAAGGCCGCGATTTTCTTCATCCCGACCTTCGCCTCGCATTCACCGCGCCCCAAGGGTTTTATATGCTCAACGGGACGAGAGCCGTCACGATCAACGGCGAGGGCGGGCAGGCGCAGTTCACCACGGCGAGCTATAATGGCGACTTGCAACAGTATATTTTACAAGCTTTTACAGCGGTCGGTGGCCAAAATAGCGGCCTTCGACCGCAACGAATCGAAAGAACGCGGGTGAACGGGCTCGACGCTGCTTATGGACAAGCGCGAGTCAACAATGGGCAGTCTCAGGTGGATGTGACCGTTTTCGCGTATGAGTTCGCGAACGATCGTGCCTATCATTTCGTAACAATTACACCAGCAGGCGGAGCAAATCCGTTTACCGCGATGTACCAGTCTGTTCGCAGGCTCTCAGCTGCGCAAGCGGCGCAGATTATTCCGCGCAGGCTACGTGTGGTGACAGTGCAGCGCGGCGATACGGTGGCGGGCCTTGCGCGGCAAATGGCTTATGACAATGCGCAAGTGGAGCGTTTCCGTGTCCTCAACGGCCTAGGCGATAACGAAGGGCTTCGCGCAGGGCAGCGAGTAAAACTGGTGGTTCGCGCGCGCTGA
- a CDS encoding Flp family type IVb pilin: protein MKFINKLARNEEGATAIEYGLIAALIAVAAITAMGALGGTISNTFGDVEEGMRTGTVS from the coding sequence ATGAAATTCATCAACAAACTCGCTCGTAACGAAGAAGGCGCAACTGCAATTGAGTACGGCCTGATCGCTGCTCTTATCGCTGTTGCTGCAATCACCGCAATGGGCGCACTTGGCGGCACCATTTCGAACACCTTCGGCGACGTCGAAGAAGGTATGCGCACTGGTACGGTTTCTTAA
- a CDS encoding NUDIX domain-containing protein, whose amino-acid sequence MTMEVIYVVAGALRRGDELWLMHRRPQEKAHGGLWEFPGGKVERTEIPVEALIRELHEELGIVVETTACEPAAFAEDRGQSGERPLVILLYTIADWVGEPLALEGGAVDWFSSQEIAKLDKPPLDNRLCEQLFGLASGQKAG is encoded by the coding sequence ATGACGATGGAAGTGATCTATGTAGTGGCGGGCGCTTTGAGGAGAGGCGATGAGCTCTGGCTTATGCATCGCAGACCTCAAGAAAAAGCGCATGGCGGACTATGGGAGTTTCCCGGCGGCAAGGTCGAACGTACTGAAATTCCAGTAGAAGCCCTGATACGTGAACTCCACGAGGAGCTTGGTATCGTGGTCGAAACAACAGCGTGCGAGCCCGCCGCTTTCGCCGAAGATCGCGGTCAATCGGGTGAACGCCCACTTGTCATATTGCTTTACACAATTGCCGATTGGGTGGGTGAGCCACTCGCATTGGAGGGCGGGGCAGTTGACTGGTTTTCGTCGCAAGAGATCGCGAAACTGGATAAACCGCCGCTTGATAACCGCCTATGCGAGCAATTGTTTGGCTTAGCATCGGGTCAAAAAGCCGGATGA
- the ahcY gene encoding adenosylhomocysteinase translates to MATAALSHEYVIKDIGLAQFGRDEIAIAETEMPGLMALREEYGDAQPLKGARITGSLHMTIQTAVLIETLVALGAQVRWATCNIFSTQDHAAAAIADQGIPVFAIKGETLADYWDYVGRIFDWSTEAYPDQTANMILDDGGDATMFALWGARLEAGEEMPAPANAEEIEFQRALKAFVAAKPGYLTKSVKNIKGVSEETTTGVMRLYQIAKQGKLPFPAINVNDSVTKSKFDNLYGCKESLVDAIRRATDVMLAGKVACVAGYGDVGKGSAASLRDGGARVMVTEIDPICALQAAMDGFEVVSMEEACKRADIFVTATGNEDVITGEHMKNMKNMAIVCNIGHFDSEIQISALDNYDWKEIKEGTDMVTMPDGNSLLILAKGRLVNLGCATGHPSFVMSASFTNQTLAQIELFTKADEYNNDVYVLPKHLDEKVAALHLEKLGVQLTQLSQTQADYIGVPKEGPFKPDHYRY, encoded by the coding sequence GTGGCCACCGCAGCACTTTCCCACGAATATGTGATCAAAGACATTGGCCTTGCTCAATTTGGCCGCGATGAAATCGCTATTGCTGAAACCGAAATGCCGGGCCTGATGGCCTTGCGCGAGGAATATGGCGATGCGCAGCCATTGAAGGGCGCGCGCATCACTGGCTCGCTCCACATGACCATTCAGACTGCGGTTCTGATTGAGACTTTGGTGGCTTTGGGTGCACAAGTGCGCTGGGCGACTTGCAACATCTTCTCGACACAAGATCACGCAGCAGCCGCGATTGCAGACCAAGGCATCCCCGTTTTCGCGATCAAGGGCGAGACGCTGGCGGATTACTGGGATTATGTCGGCCGCATCTTCGATTGGTCAACTGAGGCTTATCCGGACCAGACTGCTAATATGATCCTCGATGATGGTGGGGACGCAACCATGTTCGCTTTGTGGGGTGCGCGCCTTGAAGCTGGCGAAGAAATGCCTGCGCCAGCAAACGCTGAAGAAATCGAATTTCAGCGCGCGCTCAAAGCCTTTGTTGCCGCCAAACCCGGCTACCTCACCAAGTCGGTCAAGAACATCAAAGGCGTCTCGGAAGAGACTACCACGGGCGTTATGCGCCTTTACCAGATTGCCAAACAGGGCAAGCTTCCGTTCCCGGCGATTAACGTCAATGACAGCGTGACCAAGTCGAAGTTCGACAACCTTTATGGTTGTAAGGAAAGCCTCGTCGATGCGATCCGCCGTGCAACTGACGTGATGCTTGCAGGTAAAGTCGCTTGTGTTGCGGGCTATGGCGATGTCGGCAAAGGCTCTGCTGCTTCGCTTCGTGACGGTGGCGCGCGCGTCATGGTCACAGAGATTGACCCGATCTGCGCTCTTCAAGCGGCGATGGACGGCTTTGAAGTCGTTTCGATGGAAGAAGCGTGCAAGCGCGCTGACATCTTCGTGACTGCCACCGGCAATGAAGATGTCATCACCGGCGAGCACATGAAGAACATGAAAAATATGGCGATTGTGTGCAATATCGGCCACTTCGACAGCGAAATCCAAATCTCCGCACTCGACAATTATGATTGGAAAGAGATTAAAGAGGGCACCGATATGGTGACCATGCCCGATGGCAATTCCCTCCTGATCCTGGCCAAGGGGCGTCTTGTGAACCTTGGTTGTGCCACTGGCCACCCAAGCTTCGTGATGAGCGCAAGCTTCACCAATCAGACGCTCGCGCAGATCGAACTGTTCACCAAGGCGGATGAGTACAACAATGACGTCTATGTCCTGCCCAAGCACCTGGATGAAAAAGTGGCAGCATTGCACCTTGAGAAGCTCGGCGTGCAGCTCACACAATTGAGCCAGACACAGGCCGATTACATCGGTGTTCCAAAGGAAGGGCCGTTCAAGCCTGACCATTACCGTTACTAA
- a CDS encoding peroxiredoxin: MTISVGDKVPEVNMVKATADGPQPVKASEYFAGKKVALFSVPGAFTPTCSAKHLPGFVEKAADLKAKGVDEIVGTAVNDAFVMGAWNEAAGSNDITMLADGNAEFVEALGLTMDGSGFGMGKRGQRFSMVINDGVVEQLNVEEPGDFKVSSADHMLGQL; the protein is encoded by the coding sequence ATGACAATTTCAGTCGGCGATAAAGTGCCAGAAGTGAACATGGTGAAGGCCACCGCAGATGGCCCTCAGCCGGTCAAGGCATCCGAATATTTTGCGGGCAAGAAGGTCGCACTGTTCTCGGTCCCCGGCGCATTCACCCCGACCTGTTCTGCCAAGCACCTCCCCGGTTTTGTCGAGAAAGCCGCTGACCTCAAAGCAAAGGGTGTCGATGAAATCGTCGGCACAGCGGTCAATGACGCGTTCGTGATGGGTGCATGGAATGAGGCAGCCGGTTCAAATGACATCACCATGCTCGCTGATGGCAATGCGGAATTTGTCGAGGCACTCGGGCTGACCATGGACGGCTCAGGCTTTGGCATGGGCAAACGCGGTCAACGCTTTTCTATGGTCATCAATGACGGCGTGGTCGAGCAATTAAACGTCGAGGAACCTGGCGATTTTAAAGTCTCCAGTGCGGACCATATGCTTGGCCAATTGTAG
- the tsaE gene encoding tRNA (adenosine(37)-N6)-threonylcarbamoyltransferase complex ATPase subunit type 1 TsaE, with protein sequence MSEATRVDLPDLKAMSDFGARIAANARAGDVVALEGGLGAGKTTLARAFLSALGHEGEVPSPTFTIIETYDAPPLRVAVAHADFYRLEDPSEALEIGLDDYREGAVLIAEWPDHAGGFAHEPSCLSILLETRGQGRVAVVKPGADWLGRMP encoded by the coding sequence ATGAGTGAGGCGACGCGCGTCGATTTGCCCGACCTCAAAGCCATGTCGGACTTTGGCGCGCGTATCGCGGCAAATGCGCGCGCTGGCGATGTTGTCGCGCTCGAAGGAGGGCTGGGCGCAGGCAAGACCACTCTGGCGCGCGCGTTCCTTTCAGCGCTAGGTCATGAAGGCGAGGTGCCATCACCAACGTTCACCATCATTGAAACCTATGACGCACCGCCTTTGCGAGTGGCCGTGGCGCACGCCGATTTCTATCGCCTCGAAGACCCTTCAGAGGCGTTGGAAATCGGGCTTGATGATTACCGCGAAGGCGCGGTGCTGATCGCGGAATGGCCCGATCATGCAGGAGGCTTCGCCCATGAACCTTCGTGTTTGTCGATCCTGTTGGAAACACGTGGGCAAGGGCGCGTGGCGGTTGTGAAACCGGGAGCAGATTGGCTAGGACGAATGCCATGA
- a CDS encoding hemerythrin domain-containing protein, producing MSDQAQILTRIEEDHNRQRELLDKIAETSGDSEERRKLFEELNAELKSHAAAEEQSLYSEMIAEPDANDETRHSVAEHQEIDEMLNDLAATDMSSPGWLLKFKEFDHRYRHHINEEEEDHFPDFEKLIDDKTDAKLTETFEERKKIEKQEAEITPVAADDAKE from the coding sequence ATGAGCGACCAAGCCCAAATCCTCACCCGCATCGAAGAAGACCACAATCGCCAACGCGAGTTGCTCGATAAGATTGCCGAGACATCGGGCGATAGTGAAGAGCGCCGGAAATTGTTTGAGGAGCTCAATGCAGAGCTCAAAAGCCACGCCGCCGCCGAAGAGCAATCGCTGTATTCGGAAATGATCGCGGAACCTGACGCTAATGACGAAACGCGTCACTCTGTCGCAGAGCACCAGGAAATCGACGAAATGCTCAATGATCTTGCTGCAACAGATATGAGCTCGCCGGGCTGGTTGCTGAAATTCAAGGAATTTGATCACCGCTATCGTCACCACATCAACGAAGAAGAGGAAGATCACTTTCCCGACTTTGAGAAGCTGATCGACGACAAGACCGATGCCAAGCTCACCGAGACTTTCGAAGAACGCAAAAAGATTGAAAAGCAGGAGGCTGAAATCACGCCTGTCGCAGCAGACGACGCGAAAGAATAA
- a CDS encoding aminoglycoside phosphotransferase family protein, whose protein sequence is MNELPDGLVDFVSHADWGDAVIEPIPGDASFRRYFRLRKPSGETAMLMHAPPPEEDPQPFILVAGWLSQNGMRAPEILAQNPREGWLLTEDFGNDRMREWVDANPADELPAYEAAIDALVALHQHPAGPFSPYDMGTYLREAALLTEWYAPAQSLQVDDAGYLAAWEAALAPLLERQASRVTVLRDYHAENIMLLDGKATAPQGLIDFQDALAGHRAYDLVSLLQDARRDVSPELEEAMLSRYIEKAGADEHFRADYARLGAQRNAKIVGIFVRLYKRDGKPKYLSMIPRVWAAMERDLQHSALEPVAKWFDANIPDELRAANGGTIA, encoded by the coding sequence ATGAACGAATTGCCGGACGGACTAGTCGATTTTGTATCCCATGCCGATTGGGGCGATGCTGTGATTGAGCCTATCCCCGGCGATGCTTCGTTTCGGCGCTATTTCCGGCTGCGAAAGCCATCGGGCGAAACCGCCATGCTGATGCACGCCCCCCCGCCTGAGGAAGATCCGCAACCCTTCATTCTGGTAGCGGGATGGCTTAGCCAGAATGGGATGCGCGCGCCAGAAATCCTTGCGCAAAACCCTCGCGAAGGCTGGCTGCTGACAGAGGATTTTGGCAACGACCGGATGCGCGAATGGGTAGATGCAAACCCTGCTGATGAGCTGCCCGCTTACGAGGCGGCGATTGACGCATTGGTGGCGCTCCACCAGCATCCAGCCGGTCCGTTTTCGCCATATGATATGGGCACTTATCTGCGTGAAGCTGCGCTTCTGACTGAGTGGTATGCCCCCGCGCAATCGCTTCAGGTTGATGATGCCGGTTACCTCGCTGCGTGGGAAGCGGCACTTGCGCCTTTGCTTGAGCGGCAGGCGTCTCGTGTGACGGTGCTGCGTGATTATCATGCTGAAAACATCATGCTTTTGGATGGCAAAGCGACGGCCCCCCAAGGGCTGATCGACTTTCAGGATGCGCTCGCCGGGCACCGGGCTTATGACCTTGTGTCGCTGCTTCAGGACGCACGGCGCGATGTCTCGCCTGAGCTGGAGGAAGCGATGCTATCCCGGTACATCGAGAAGGCGGGGGCAGATGAGCATTTCCGTGCCGATTACGCCCGTCTTGGCGCGCAGCGAAACGCGAAGATTGTCGGCATTTTTGTGCGCCTCTATAAACGCGATGGAAAACCCAAATACCTTTCGATGATCCCACGAGTATGGGCGGCGATGGAGCGGGATTTGCAGCACTCTGCGCTTGAGCCTGTTGCAAAGTGGTTCGATGCCAACATCCCTGATGAGCTTCGCGCTGCAAATGGGGGGACGATCGCGTGA
- the folE gene encoding GTP cyclohydrolase I FolE: MNYMNAHDADEFDPDNPLNKPDVPEDVQEAVRTLLRWAGDDPTREGLIDTPKRVGRAWLEYCRGNQEDPAIHLSRIFEEVGGYEEIVLLKDIPFQSHCEHHMAPITGKAHIAYLPNNKVVGISKLARVLHGYANRLQVQERLTAEVAECIWNNLEPRGVAVVIEAEHGCMTGRGVKVHEVEMLTSRMMGCFLDDPASRKEVLGLMGY; encoded by the coding sequence ATGAATTACATGAACGCGCATGACGCGGACGAGTTTGACCCGGATAACCCGTTGAACAAACCTGATGTACCTGAAGATGTTCAGGAAGCTGTGCGCACATTGCTGCGCTGGGCGGGCGATGATCCGACCCGCGAAGGCCTGATCGACACCCCCAAACGCGTTGGTCGTGCCTGGCTTGAATATTGCCGTGGCAATCAGGAAGACCCTGCGATCCACCTCTCGCGCATTTTCGAAGAGGTGGGCGGTTATGAAGAGATCGTGCTTCTCAAGGACATCCCGTTTCAATCACATTGCGAACACCACATGGCGCCGATCACGGGCAAAGCGCACATTGCTTATCTGCCTAACAATAAGGTGGTGGGCATCTCGAAGCTTGCGCGCGTGCTTCATGGATATGCCAACCGCTTGCAAGTGCAAGAACGCCTGACAGCTGAAGTCGCTGAGTGCATTTGGAACAATCTTGAGCCGCGCGGTGTCGCGGTTGTGATCGAGGCCGAGCACGGTTGCATGACAGGGCGCGGGGTCAAGGTGCATGAGGTTGAAATGCTCACGAGCCGTATGATGGGCTGTTTCCTAGACGACCCGGCAAGCCGCAAGGAAGTGCTTGGCCTTATGGGCTATTGA